One part of the Glycine soja cultivar W05 chromosome 11, ASM419377v2, whole genome shotgun sequence genome encodes these proteins:
- the LOC114377497 gene encoding general transcription factor 3C polypeptide 6-like isoform X2: MEANAASHDHEDQDEYVLLNLDGVSDLIDIPPNAKYVLTGLDTLNPVLIIDDKFKLIGEYEETIGTCIAFTEQAAVVHEETGPSEVNIFSGTRLIDSSQAPTTQVKPVCQLHKVLKFKLSPDSEIQNVTAKEAK, encoded by the exons ATGGAGGCAAATGCAGCTTCACACGATCATGAGGATCAAGATGAATATGTTTTGCTTAACTTGGATGGTGTTTCTGACCTAATTGACATTCCACCAAATGCAAAGTATGTTCTTACT GGCCTTGATACATTAAACCCAGTACTGATCATTGATGACAAATTCAAGCTG ATTGGAGAATATGAGGAGACAATTGGCACATGCATTGCTTTTACAGAACAAG CCGCTGTGGTTCATGAAGAGACTGGACCATCTGAAGTGAACATTTTCTCCGGAACAAGACTAATTGATTCAAGTCAAGCTCCAACAACGCAAGTGAAACCTGTGTGTCAGCTTCACAAGGTTCTCAAGTTTAAACTATCACCTGATTCTGAAATTCAGAACGTCACAGCTAAGGAGGccaaatga
- the LOC114377497 gene encoding uncharacterized protein LOC114377497 isoform X4: MEANAASHDHEDQDEYVLLNLDGVSDLIDIPPNAKYVLTIGEYEETIGTCIAFTEQAAVVHEETGPSEVNIFSGTRLIDSSQAPTTQVKPVCQLHKVLKFKLSPDSEIQNVTAKEAK, encoded by the exons ATGGAGGCAAATGCAGCTTCACACGATCATGAGGATCAAGATGAATATGTTTTGCTTAACTTGGATGGTGTTTCTGACCTAATTGACATTCCACCAAATGCAAAGTATGTTCTTACT ATTGGAGAATATGAGGAGACAATTGGCACATGCATTGCTTTTACAGAACAAG CCGCTGTGGTTCATGAAGAGACTGGACCATCTGAAGTGAACATTTTCTCCGGAACAAGACTAATTGATTCAAGTCAAGCTCCAACAACGCAAGTGAAACCTGTGTGTCAGCTTCACAAGGTTCTCAAGTTTAAACTATCACCTGATTCTGAAATTCAGAACGTCACAGCTAAGGAGGccaaatga
- the LOC114377497 gene encoding uncharacterized protein LOC114377497 isoform X3, which translates to MEANAASHDHEDQDEYVLLNLDGVSDLIDIPPNAKYVLTIGEYEETIGTCIAFTEQEAAVVHEETGPSEVNIFSGTRLIDSSQAPTTQVKPVCQLHKVLKFKLSPDSEIQNVTAKEAK; encoded by the exons ATGGAGGCAAATGCAGCTTCACACGATCATGAGGATCAAGATGAATATGTTTTGCTTAACTTGGATGGTGTTTCTGACCTAATTGACATTCCACCAAATGCAAAGTATGTTCTTACT ATTGGAGAATATGAGGAGACAATTGGCACATGCATTGCTTTTACAGAACAAG AAGCCGCTGTGGTTCATGAAGAGACTGGACCATCTGAAGTGAACATTTTCTCCGGAACAAGACTAATTGATTCAAGTCAAGCTCCAACAACGCAAGTGAAACCTGTGTGTCAGCTTCACAAGGTTCTCAAGTTTAAACTATCACCTGATTCTGAAATTCAGAACGTCACAGCTAAGGAGGccaaatga
- the LOC114377497 gene encoding general transcription factor 3C polypeptide 6-like isoform X1, whose translation MEANAASHDHEDQDEYVLLNLDGVSDLIDIPPNAKYVLTGLDTLNPVLIIDDKFKLIGEYEETIGTCIAFTEQEAAVVHEETGPSEVNIFSGTRLIDSSQAPTTQVKPVCQLHKVLKFKLSPDSEIQNVTAKEAK comes from the exons ATGGAGGCAAATGCAGCTTCACACGATCATGAGGATCAAGATGAATATGTTTTGCTTAACTTGGATGGTGTTTCTGACCTAATTGACATTCCACCAAATGCAAAGTATGTTCTTACT GGCCTTGATACATTAAACCCAGTACTGATCATTGATGACAAATTCAAGCTG ATTGGAGAATATGAGGAGACAATTGGCACATGCATTGCTTTTACAGAACAAG AAGCCGCTGTGGTTCATGAAGAGACTGGACCATCTGAAGTGAACATTTTCTCCGGAACAAGACTAATTGATTCAAGTCAAGCTCCAACAACGCAAGTGAAACCTGTGTGTCAGCTTCACAAGGTTCTCAAGTTTAAACTATCACCTGATTCTGAAATTCAGAACGTCACAGCTAAGGAGGccaaatga
- the LOC114375955 gene encoding PH, RCC1 and FYVE domains-containing protein 1-like: MGERCRHFSIEELPSHLVLEILCSGRLSAMDLVCLELTSKTFGGSHGLHPFKFKSLVAFAAFQLCASHVTYARMGLNSQRELYDRCGGNWKRVLRFLQSVEQSSQMVETSSGNMQITTGKYHTLLISNSSVYSCGSGLCGVLGQGSETTQCVAFTRIDFPPLARVVHVSASFNHAAFVMQSGEVFTCGDNSSSCCGHRDTTRPIFRPRLVESLKGIPCKQVAAGLNFTVFLTRKGHVYTCGTNTHGQLGHGDTQDRPTPKMIEVLSSVVQIAAGPSYILSVTENGTVYSFGSGANFCLGHGEQHDELQPRAIQKFRRKGIHIVRVSAGDEHAVALDSNGYVYTWGKGYCGALGHGDEIEKTTPELLTSLKNQLVVQVCARKRKTFVLVDSGSVYGFGSMGFGSLGFLDRRVSDKVLKPRILDTLRTHHVSQISTGLYHTVVITSRGQIFGFGDNERAQLGHDTLRSCLEPTEIFIKDVSEDVESI; the protein is encoded by the exons ATGGGAGAGCGTTGTAGACATTTTTCCATTGAGGAATTGCCATCACATTTGGTTTTAGAAATTCTGTGCTCGGGCAGGCTCAGCGCAATGGACCTTGTTTGTTTAGAATTGACTTCCAAAACATTTGGTGGTAGTCATGGTTTGCACCCTTTCAAGTTCAAGTCCTTGGTTGCCTTTGCTGCATTTCAATTGTGTGCCTCCCATGTTACCTATGCAAGAATGGGTTTGAATTCTCAGAGGGAGTTGTATGATAGATGTGGAGGAAATTGGAAGCGAGTTTTGAGGTTCTTGCAGTCTGTGGAACAATCCTCTCAGATGGTCGAGACATCATCAGGCAAT ATGCAAATAACAACTGGAAAGTATCACACCTTGTTGATCAGCAATTCTTCTGTCTATTCTTGTGGTTCTGGTTTGTGTGGTGTACTTGGTCAAGGGTCTGAAACAACACAGTGTGTAGCGTTTACCCGGATTGATTTCCCACCTTTGGCACGAGTGGTTCACGTTTCAGCCTCCTTTAACCATGCAGCTTTTGTTATGCAATCTGGAGAG GTATTCACATGTGGAGATAATTCATCTTCTTGCTGTGGACATAGAGATACAACCCGACCAATTTTCAGGCCACGCCTTGTTGAATCCCTGAAGGGAATTCCCTGCAAACAA GTTGCAGCGGGGCTTAACTTCACAGTCTTCCTCACCAGAAAAGGTCATGTTTATACATGTGGAACCAACACACATGGCCAACTTGGTCATGGCGACACTCAGGACAGACCAACCCCCAAAATGATTGAAGTCCTTAGCTCTGTTGTTCAGATTGCTGCGGGACCAAGCTATATCTTATCCGTAACAGAAAACGGGACAGTATATTCCTTTGGATCAGGTGCTAATTTCTGTCTTGGCCATGGTGAGCAGCATGATGAGTTGCAGCCACGTGCTATACAGAAATTCAGAAGGAAAGGTATTCATATTGTCCGTGTATCTGCTGGGGATGAGCATGCAGTGGCACTTGATTCAAATGGATAT GTATATACATGGGGCAAGGGATACTGTGGTGCTTTAGGCCATGGGGATGAGATTGAGAAGACAACTCCAGAGTTGTTGACTAGTCTCAAGAATCAATTGGTTGTTCag GTCTGTGCAAGGAAGAGGAAAACATTTGTTCTAGTTGATTCTGGTTCAGTCTATGGCTTTGGCTCCATGGGATTCGGCAGCCTCGGATTCCTCGATAGAAGGGTATCTGATAAAGTATTGAAACCTAGAATCTTAGATACCTTGAGAACTCATCATGTTTCTCAAATTAGCACTGGCTTGTACCACACTGTGGTGATCACTAGCAGGGGACAGATATTTGGCTTTGGAGACAATGAAAGAGCACAACTTGGTCATGACACATTAAGAAGCTGCCTTGAGCCCACTGAAATTTTCATTAAAGATGTATCTGAAGATGTAGAAAGCATCTGA
- the LOC114377204 gene encoding CBS domain-containing protein CBSX5-like, producing MAVSFLARDVSDLCLGKPPLRSLSAAATVADALAALKSSDHETHVSLWSFCENKNEVRCVGKLCMVDVICYLCREDNLLSPSKALKEPLSSILPKDQSLVVHLQPSSSLFEAIDLILQGAQNLVVPILPTKRSGVSRRKQQQHQKASSTINSHSSCEFCWLTQEDVIRFLLGSIGVFTPLPALSIDSLGIISSDVLAIDYYSPASSAVGAISKSLTQQTSVAIVDSDGTFIGEISPFTLACCDETVAAAIATLSAGDLMAYIDCGGPPEDLVRLVKARLKEKNLEKMLQEFTILSSCESSQSTSSDEELPTRTPARSGRLARSSSYSARMVRKAEAIVCHPKSSLVAVMIQAIAHRVNYLWVIEDDCSLVGIVTFSNMLKVFREHLETI from the exons ATGGCAGTGAGCTTTCTGGCGCGCGATGTATCGGACCTCTGCCTTGGGAAGCCGCCGCTGAGGTCGCTCTCCGCCGCCGCCACCGTCGCCGACGCCTTGGCCGCGCTCAAGAGCTCCGACCACGAGACCCACGTCAGCTTGTGGAGCTTCTGCGAGAACAAGAACGAGGTTCGTTGCGTTGGGAAACTGTGCATGGTCGATGTTATTTGCTACCTTTGCAGAGAGGACAATCTCTTGTCTCCTTCTAAAGCTCTCAAAGAACCACTTTCTTCAATTCTCCCTAAGGATCAATCTCTCGTTGTGCATCTTCAACCTTCTTCTAG CTTGTTTGAAGCTATTGATCTTATCCTCCAAGGTGCACAGAATCTTGTGGTGCCAATATTGCCAACAAAGAGGAGTGGAGTTTCAAGAAGGAAACAGCAGCAGCATCAGAAGGCATCATCAACAATCAACAGCCATAGTAGTTGTGAATTCTGTTGGTTGACTCAAGAGGATGTGATTAGGTTCCTTCTTGGTTCCATTGGGGTCTTCACTCCACTCCCTGCTTTGTCTATCGACTCTCTTGGAATCATTAGCTCTGATGTGCTTGCCATTGACTACTACTCCCCTGCATCTTCTGCAGTTGGAGCCATCTCAAAGTCCCTCACCCAGCAAACTTCTGTTGCCATTGTGGACAGTGATGGCACTTTCATTGGGGAGATATCACCCTTCACCCTCGCTTGCTGCGATGAGACGGTCGCGGCCGCCATTGCCACCTTGTCCGCGGGGGACCTGATGGCCTACATTGATTGCGGAGGCCCTCCCGAGGATCTTGTGAGACTGGTCAAGGCGAGGCTGAAGGAGAAGAATTTGGAGAAGATGCTGCAGGAGTTTACAATTTTGTCCTCTTGCGAGAGTTCGCAATCAACATCCTCCGATGAGGAGTTGCCAACAAGGACACCGGCTAGGTCTGGAAGGTTGGCAAGGTCATCTAGCTACTCGGCTCGGATGGTGAGGAAGGCTGAGGCTATAGTGTGTCATCCCAAGAGCTCCCTTGTTGCTGTGATGATCCAGGCCATTGCTCATAGAGTGAACTACTTGTGGGTCATTGAGGATGATTGTAGCTTAGTTGGCATTGTCACTTTTTCTAATATGTTGAAGGTGTTCAGAGAACATTTAGAGACTATTTAG